Proteins encoded in a region of the Terriglobales bacterium genome:
- a CDS encoding histidine kinase dimerization/phospho-acceptor domain-containing protein — protein MSQASVLIVSDEPEFAPTIMARWQSERSLPSFLLMTTPAWSESLLASCHVAVIAGVKQVVAPLFKAVEESGKPAILLVSEGMDLQHVRNEYPRMMLVREHEGWVEVLVALATETLRRLDANAHARRAEQAMTQAEGHAMLGRYMLDMRHTLNNALTSVLGNAELMLLEPGAFSAEVRDQLATIHTMALRIHDIVQRFSSLESEVKLAAKSVKSHSEMQSSASPLAAAR, from the coding sequence GTGTCGCAAGCATCGGTACTGATCGTCTCGGACGAGCCGGAATTCGCGCCCACCATCATGGCGCGCTGGCAGAGTGAGCGCAGCCTGCCTTCATTTCTCCTGATGACGACGCCGGCTTGGAGCGAGTCGCTGCTGGCGTCTTGTCATGTGGCGGTGATCGCCGGCGTGAAACAAGTGGTCGCGCCGCTGTTCAAGGCGGTGGAGGAATCCGGTAAACCTGCGATCTTGCTGGTTAGCGAAGGGATGGATTTGCAGCACGTTCGCAACGAGTATCCGCGAATGATGCTGGTACGCGAACATGAAGGCTGGGTCGAGGTGCTGGTGGCGCTCGCCACCGAAACTCTGCGGCGTTTGGATGCGAACGCACATGCCCGCCGCGCCGAACAGGCTATGACTCAAGCCGAAGGCCACGCCATGCTGGGCCGCTACATGCTCGATATGCGCCATACTCTGAATAACGCGCTCACCTCGGTGCTGGGAAACGCAGAACTCATGCTGCTGGAGCCGGGCGCATTTTCCGCCGAAGTCCGCGACCAACTGGCGACCATTCACACCATGGCGCTGCGCATTCACGACATTGTGCAGCGGTTCAGCTCTCTGGAGTCAGAAGTCAAGCTCGCCGCAAAGTCAGTCAAGTCTCACTCTGAGATGCAATCTTCTGCTTCGCCTCTCGCTGCTGCACGCTGA
- a CDS encoding mismatch repair protein, whose product MTTSPLAEYTRRTADRTTEAARLDRRSALLGNIKLAAVIAFFVAGAFYVKQHSFSPYWLLIPVISFAVLVVVHDRVIRSRQRSEKAGDYYRRGLARIEDRWSGAGDPGEEFRLPDHVYAEDLDLFGRGSLFELLCTARTPMGRQTLANWLLDAAPAEEVQARQKSIDELRFRLDFREDLAITGGDLPSPRRPEWLVEWGESPIALQGPALRVLAALLALAGVATLVYGGLHRDWVPLLLVVAATSLIANRLRHRVHLVLDALSAAADELALVSALMARIEREPFTTAWLRARAAGLASSGMTPSRSLARLRQLADLANSTHNLFVKLIDIPLLYSVQVAFAAESWRRKHGRSVGQWLRAMGDVEALVSLSAYAFEHPSDPFPEFVPQRVPGLFDAEAIGHPLLPAAGCVRNRVCLGNPTQLLLVSGSNMSGKSTLMRAIGVNAVLAQAGAPVRAARLTMSPVRMGTSIRVTDSLQAGRSGFYAEIVRLRQVMSLTEAGKPVLFLLDELLHGTNSHDRKIGAEGILRALLERRAIGIATTHDLALTAIANTAPDGRVRNAHFEDHVEDGRMRFDYILRDGVVTKSNALELMRSIGLDV is encoded by the coding sequence GTGACGACGTCGCCACTCGCCGAGTACACCCGCCGCACCGCGGACCGCACCACTGAAGCCGCACGCCTCGACCGCCGCTCGGCCCTGCTTGGCAACATCAAGCTCGCCGCCGTAATCGCCTTCTTCGTCGCCGGCGCGTTTTACGTCAAGCAGCATTCCTTCTCGCCGTATTGGCTGCTCATCCCGGTGATCTCGTTTGCCGTCCTCGTTGTCGTACACGATCGCGTGATCAGGTCCAGGCAACGCAGCGAAAAAGCCGGCGATTATTACCGCCGCGGCCTGGCTCGGATCGAGGATCGCTGGTCCGGGGCGGGCGATCCCGGCGAAGAGTTCCGCTTACCTGATCACGTCTACGCTGAAGATCTTGACCTGTTTGGGCGCGGCAGCCTTTTCGAACTGCTCTGCACTGCCCGCACCCCCATGGGCCGACAGACCCTCGCCAATTGGCTCCTTGACGCCGCACCTGCCGAGGAAGTTCAGGCGCGCCAGAAATCAATCGACGAACTCCGCTTCCGTCTCGATTTTCGCGAAGACCTTGCCATCACCGGCGGCGACTTACCCTCGCCTCGCCGGCCCGAGTGGCTCGTGGAATGGGGCGAGTCGCCGATTGCCTTGCAAGGTCCGGCATTGCGCGTATTGGCTGCTTTACTGGCGTTGGCGGGGGTGGCAACGCTGGTCTATGGCGGCTTACACCGTGACTGGGTCCCGTTGCTGTTGGTCGTCGCCGCGACTTCTTTGATCGCCAACCGGCTACGGCACCGGGTTCACCTGGTGCTCGACGCCCTCAGCGCGGCTGCCGATGAACTCGCGCTCGTCTCTGCCCTCATGGCGCGCATTGAACGGGAACCCTTCACCACAGCCTGGCTTCGCGCTCGCGCCGCCGGACTGGCGAGTTCCGGCATGACTCCATCGCGCAGCCTGGCGCGGCTTCGCCAGCTCGCCGATCTCGCCAACAGCACCCATAACCTGTTCGTAAAATTAATCGATATCCCGCTGCTATACTCGGTCCAGGTTGCCTTCGCCGCCGAATCCTGGCGCCGGAAGCACGGCCGTTCGGTCGGACAGTGGCTGCGCGCGATGGGAGATGTCGAGGCGCTGGTCTCATTGTCTGCATACGCCTTCGAGCACCCATCGGATCCCTTCCCTGAATTTGTTCCCCAGCGTGTGCCTGGCCTGTTCGACGCCGAAGCGATCGGACATCCGCTCTTACCCGCTGCGGGCTGCGTTCGCAACCGGGTTTGTCTCGGCAACCCCACGCAACTGCTGCTGGTCAGCGGCTCCAACATGAGCGGCAAAAGCACGCTCATGCGCGCCATTGGCGTCAACGCGGTGCTCGCACAGGCGGGCGCGCCGGTCCGAGCCGCTCGCCTCACCATGTCCCCGGTGCGAATGGGAACTTCGATCCGCGTTACCGATTCGCTCCAGGCCGGCCGTTCTGGCTTCTACGCAGAGATTGTTCGCCTGCGTCAAGTAATGTCGCTTACCGAGGCCGGCAAGCCCGTGCTGTTCTTGCTCGACGAACTGCTGCACGGAACCAATTCTCACGATCGCAAGATCGGCGCGGAAGGAATCCTGCGCGCACTGCTGGAACGGAGAGCGATCGGGATCGCCACCACCCATGATCTTGCGCTCACCGCGATCGCTAATACTGCGCCGGATGGCCGGGTCCGCAACGCCCATTTTGAAGATCATGTCGAAGATGGCCGGATGCGGTTCGATTACATCCTGCGCGATGGCGTCGTCACCAAGAGCAACGCCCTGGAACTGATGCGCAGCATCGGCCTCGACGTTTAG
- the uvrB gene encoding excinuclease ABC subunit UvrB codes for MADFKLVSDYKPRGDQEKAIESLGRGVFDGDKHQVLLGVTGSGKTYTMAKVIEQVNRPTLVLAHNKTLAAQLYHEFKSFFPHNAVEYFVSYYDYYQPEAYIPAADVYIEKEATINDELDKLRLSATKSLFERRDCIIVASVSCIYGLGSPEAYYGMLLFLEKGQKIKREDILRKLVEILYERNDTDFRRGTFRVRGDVIEIFPTYEDNAYRIELWGDQVESLAQIDPLFGTVKQKYARLPIYPKTHYVMKPETKNSAIESILKELAWWEVELEKQGRLVESQRVHQRTRFDVEMMKEVGYCHGIENYSRHFTGRLPGEPPPTLLDYVSRDFMLFIDESHQTIPQLHGMWHGDRSRKETLIEYGFRLPSALDNRPLTFEEFEHRVNQAVYVSATPGPYELTKSAGVVVEQIIRPTGLIDPEVEVRPVKGQIDDLLHEIRARVENGERVLVTTLTKRMAEDLAEYYSEVGVRCRYMHSEIETLERVKILRDLRKGEFDVLIGINLLREGLDLPEVSLVAILDADKEGFLRSAGSLIQTMGRCARNLHGRAVLYADRMTDSMKKAMDETMRRRAIQQAYNEEHGITPESIVRPLDMSLAHIIEADYVDVTEQAEGIPEFKSQEDLDAYIAKLEEEMRQAAKRFEFEKAAKLRDSIRELRTKEFLFAS; via the coding sequence ATGGCTGATTTCAAGCTGGTTTCCGACTACAAGCCGCGGGGCGACCAGGAGAAGGCGATTGAGTCGCTGGGCCGCGGTGTCTTTGATGGCGACAAGCACCAGGTGCTGCTCGGCGTCACCGGCTCCGGCAAGACTTACACCATGGCCAAGGTCATCGAGCAGGTCAACCGTCCAACGCTCGTGCTCGCGCACAATAAGACGCTGGCGGCGCAGCTCTACCATGAATTCAAGAGCTTTTTCCCGCATAATGCGGTCGAATACTTTGTGTCGTATTACGACTATTACCAGCCGGAAGCCTACATTCCTGCCGCCGACGTCTATATCGAAAAAGAAGCCACGATCAACGACGAACTCGACAAGCTGCGCCTGTCGGCTACCAAGTCCCTGTTCGAGCGCCGTGACTGCATCATTGTCGCTTCCGTGAGCTGCATTTATGGCCTGGGCTCGCCGGAAGCCTATTACGGCATGCTGCTCTTCCTCGAAAAAGGGCAAAAAATCAAGCGCGAGGACATCCTCCGCAAGCTGGTCGAAATTCTTTACGAGCGCAACGATACCGATTTCCGCCGCGGCACCTTCCGCGTGCGTGGCGATGTCATCGAGATCTTCCCCACCTACGAGGACAATGCCTATCGCATCGAGCTCTGGGGAGATCAAGTCGAATCGCTCGCCCAGATCGATCCTCTCTTCGGCACGGTGAAGCAGAAGTACGCGCGGCTGCCGATTTATCCGAAAACGCATTACGTCATGAAACCGGAGACCAAGAATTCCGCCATCGAGTCCATCCTGAAGGAACTCGCCTGGTGGGAGGTCGAACTGGAAAAACAAGGCCGCCTGGTGGAATCACAACGCGTGCACCAGCGCACGCGCTTCGACGTCGAGATGATGAAGGAAGTCGGGTACTGCCACGGCATCGAAAATTACTCGCGCCATTTCACCGGGCGGTTGCCGGGCGAGCCTCCCCCCACGCTGCTCGATTATGTGTCGCGCGACTTCATGTTGTTCATCGACGAGTCGCACCAGACCATCCCGCAGCTGCACGGCATGTGGCACGGCGACCGCTCCCGCAAGGAAACGCTGATCGAGTACGGCTTTCGCCTGCCGTCGGCGCTCGATAATCGCCCCTTGACGTTCGAAGAATTCGAACACCGCGTCAACCAGGCAGTGTACGTGTCTGCGACGCCGGGCCCCTACGAACTTACAAAATCCGCCGGCGTGGTGGTCGAACAGATCATCCGGCCGACTGGATTGATCGACCCTGAAGTCGAAGTGCGTCCGGTCAAGGGGCAAATTGACGACCTGTTGCACGAGATCCGCGCACGTGTTGAGAATGGTGAGCGCGTGCTCGTCACCACGCTTACCAAGCGCATGGCTGAGGACCTGGCCGAATACTACAGTGAGGTCGGCGTGCGCTGTCGCTACATGCATTCCGAGATCGAGACTTTGGAGCGGGTAAAAATTCTGCGCGACCTGCGCAAGGGCGAGTTCGACGTTCTCATCGGCATCAACCTGTTGCGTGAAGGCCTCGACCTGCCGGAAGTCTCGCTGGTGGCCATTCTGGACGCCGACAAGGAAGGTTTTCTTCGTTCCGCGGGATCGCTCATCCAGACCATGGGCCGCTGCGCCCGCAACTTGCATGGGCGCGCTGTTCTCTACGCTGATCGCATGACCGACTCCATGAAGAAGGCGATGGACGAAACCATGCGCCGCCGCGCCATCCAGCAGGCTTATAACGAAGAGCACGGCATCACGCCTGAGTCCATCGTACGGCCCCTCGACATGTCGCTGGCGCACATCATCGAGGCCGATTACGTGGACGTGACCGAACAGGCCGAGGGCATTCCGGAATTCAAATCGCAGGAAGACCTGGATGCTTACATCGCAAAGCTGGAAGAGGAAATGCGCCAGGCCGCCAAGCGCTTCGAATTTGAAAAGGCCGCCAAGCTGCGCGACAGCATCCGCGAACTACGCACCAAGGAATTTCTCTTCGCGTCCTAG
- a CDS encoding methyl-accepting chemotaxis protein: MKDRVKSRVWSLVGFNAGALLVILLLAYAAGSRSGGLSVLDFGALPQVAGLEFLTALLLVLVSSIVLLVKLGRTVVKPTSELLEISEKMVAGDYETRATITSDDFGLIAENWNRLAELVAQSAAIKTGEELLRSDLAELEKVINHVSRGELSARAADPSHPFLTAVVESFNALADNYARRIERVRTASSDIATSAAQVSTAATEMANGAAQQEQATMDAAAAIAELSQSTQRVSTHASATADAAKRALDLSEQGSRAVRDTAEGMQRVRVSMQATAEKIKSLADRSLEIYEIINLIHETNLLAQNAIVEMSRGNQGSHALEVLSAELKKLAEHSRSTTRDIVSLLKSIQAEGNQAVSVMEEGNRVAANGTQLMEQANRAFTGISTVLHQTADFAQAISAASSEQVQGTEHVAGAVQELAANLRQNSTKARQSAKIVEQVVRSAEQLTQAIPQSKPALGPAVVKTDKPEAASAAVFGRA; the protein is encoded by the coding sequence GTGAAGGACCGAGTGAAGTCGCGTGTGTGGTCGCTGGTCGGGTTTAATGCCGGCGCGCTGTTGGTCATTCTGCTGCTCGCTTATGCGGCGGGCTCGCGTTCGGGCGGACTGTCAGTGCTGGACTTTGGCGCGCTGCCGCAAGTGGCGGGACTGGAATTCCTGACGGCGCTGTTGCTGGTCCTGGTGAGCAGCATTGTGCTGCTGGTAAAGCTTGGCCGCACCGTGGTGAAGCCGACCAGCGAATTGCTGGAGATTTCAGAAAAGATGGTCGCCGGGGATTACGAGACGCGCGCCACCATCACCTCGGACGATTTCGGCCTGATTGCGGAAAACTGGAATCGGTTGGCGGAGCTGGTTGCCCAGTCGGCGGCCATCAAAACCGGAGAAGAACTGCTGCGGTCGGACTTGGCGGAACTGGAAAAAGTGATCAACCACGTGTCACGTGGTGAGTTGTCGGCCCGCGCCGCGGACCCCTCGCATCCGTTTCTGACAGCGGTGGTCGAATCGTTCAATGCGCTGGCGGACAATTACGCTCGGCGCATCGAGCGAGTGCGAACCGCGAGCAGCGATATCGCGACCTCGGCAGCACAGGTCTCGACTGCGGCCACCGAAATGGCCAATGGCGCGGCGCAGCAGGAGCAAGCGACGATGGATGCTGCCGCCGCCATCGCGGAGCTCAGCCAGAGTACGCAGCGGGTCTCCACCCATGCCTCGGCCACTGCCGATGCAGCAAAACGCGCGCTCGATCTTTCCGAGCAGGGAAGCCGGGCGGTACGGGACACCGCGGAAGGCATGCAGCGGGTTCGCGTCTCCATGCAGGCAACAGCGGAGAAAATCAAATCGCTGGCCGACCGCTCCCTGGAAATCTACGAGATCATTAACCTGATTCACGAAACCAACCTGCTGGCACAGAACGCGATTGTGGAGATGTCGCGCGGCAACCAGGGCAGCCATGCGCTCGAAGTACTGTCCGCCGAACTGAAAAAACTGGCCGAGCACTCGCGTTCTACGACACGCGACATCGTGAGCTTGCTGAAGTCCATCCAGGCGGAAGGGAACCAGGCGGTATCCGTAATGGAAGAAGGAAATCGCGTCGCCGCCAACGGCACGCAACTGATGGAACAGGCAAACCGAGCCTTCACGGGCATCTCCACCGTGCTGCACCAGACGGCGGACTTCGCACAGGCTATTTCGGCGGCTTCCTCGGAGCAGGTGCAGGGCACTGAACACGTCGCCGGCGCGGTGCAAGAGCTCGCTGCCAACTTGCGGCAAAATTCGACAAAGGCTAGACAGAGCGCGAAAATCGTGGAGCAGGTGGTACGATCAGCCGAGCAGCTCACACAGGCCATCCCCCAGTCGAAGCCGGCACTGGGACCGGCAGTCGTCAAGACCGATAAACCGGAAGCGGCATCGGCGGCGGTGTTCGGGCGAGCCTAA
- a CDS encoding response regulator: protein MIANDGKHPVLVIEDEPAVLSFVKAALERAGYGVVPVGTGADALLMLAREDFLGVVSDMRTPGGVDGADVHAWIASHKPELATRVIFITGDIVNEETAAALRRTGAPCVEKPFRVQQLIGMVEKIFGGPK, encoded by the coding sequence ATGATTGCGAACGACGGCAAGCATCCGGTGTTGGTCATTGAGGACGAGCCCGCCGTTCTTTCCTTCGTGAAGGCCGCCCTGGAGCGGGCCGGCTACGGCGTCGTGCCCGTAGGGACGGGGGCGGACGCGTTGCTCATGCTCGCGCGCGAAGACTTTCTGGGAGTGGTATCTGACATGCGCACACCCGGCGGCGTGGACGGCGCCGATGTTCACGCCTGGATTGCCAGCCACAAGCCGGAGCTGGCCACGCGTGTGATTTTCATTACCGGCGATATTGTGAACGAAGAAACAGCGGCGGCCTTGCGCCGGACCGGAGCGCCCTGCGTGGAAAAGCCGTTTCGCGTGCAGCAGCTGATCGGTATGGTCGAAAAAATTTTCGGGGGCCCGAAATGA
- a CDS encoding sigma-54 dependent transcriptional regulator produces the protein MTDDFRVRFLIVDDEQSIRKLCMTIGASLGFECAEAESAEAALAYLESESPDIIVLDRQLGAMSGDDLLRQIKSMLPRTEVAIITGHGSIESAVEAMKLGAYDYITKPFGAGQLKLVLQRMKEKVRLVSENEYLRDRVSNEQELNVIDGSSAKIQDVLRMVSRLKDTRTPVLIAGESGTGKELVARAIHFRGSFQKRPFVAVDCGSLVPTLIESELFGYEKGAFTGAMKSKQGLFQAANTGTIFLDEIGELPLEMQAKLLRVLQEKEVRPVGSNDKVRVDVRVIAATNRDLEAAYRNGTFRKDLYFRLNVVTIHLPALRERKSDMVCLVRSFLARYAPEENVTVTPAAMHCLFQYDWPGNVRELENCIERAIALGNHRTIDVQDLPAAIRMTGPSLPVPAEAPSAMPSAAAPNSTDLEDIERQTIERVFQQVGGDKALAGKMLGISRATLYRKLKRYHIEAAGAQASAAAAMQSN, from the coding sequence ATGACAGACGATTTTCGCGTTCGTTTCCTCATCGTGGATGACGAGCAGAGCATCCGCAAGCTATGCATGACCATTGGCGCTTCGCTCGGGTTTGAATGCGCCGAAGCGGAAAGCGCCGAGGCGGCGCTGGCGTACCTGGAATCGGAGTCGCCGGATATCATCGTGCTCGATCGGCAGCTTGGCGCGATGAGCGGCGACGATCTGCTGCGACAGATCAAGTCCATGCTGCCGCGCACCGAGGTCGCCATCATCACCGGCCATGGTTCCATTGAATCGGCGGTGGAAGCGATGAAGCTGGGCGCCTACGACTACATCACCAAGCCCTTCGGCGCCGGGCAACTGAAGCTGGTCCTGCAACGCATGAAAGAAAAAGTGCGCCTGGTTTCGGAAAATGAATACCTTCGCGACCGCGTCAGCAACGAGCAGGAGCTCAACGTCATTGACGGCTCCTCGGCGAAGATCCAGGACGTGCTGCGCATGGTCTCGCGACTGAAGGACACCCGCACCCCGGTGTTGATCGCCGGTGAAAGCGGCACGGGAAAGGAATTGGTCGCGCGCGCCATCCATTTCCGCGGTTCCTTCCAGAAGCGCCCATTCGTGGCGGTCGACTGCGGTTCCCTGGTTCCGACGCTGATCGAAAGCGAGCTTTTCGGCTATGAAAAGGGCGCCTTCACCGGCGCGATGAAATCCAAGCAGGGCCTGTTCCAGGCGGCCAATACCGGTACCATCTTTCTCGACGAAATTGGCGAGCTGCCGCTGGAGATGCAGGCAAAACTGCTGCGCGTCCTGCAGGAGAAAGAAGTTCGACCGGTGGGTAGTAACGACAAGGTTAGGGTGGACGTGCGCGTCATTGCCGCCACCAACCGCGACCTCGAGGCGGCTTACCGCAACGGAACCTTCCGCAAGGACCTTTACTTCCGGCTGAACGTGGTCACCATTCATCTGCCGGCATTGCGGGAGCGCAAGTCCGACATGGTGTGCCTGGTGCGTTCCTTTCTGGCCCGCTATGCGCCAGAAGAAAATGTCACGGTCACCCCTGCGGCTATGCATTGCCTGTTCCAGTACGATTGGCCGGGTAATGTGCGCGAGTTGGAGAATTGCATCGAGCGCGCTATTGCTCTTGGCAACCACAGAACCATTGATGTACAGGATCTGCCGGCGGCTATTCGTATGACCGGTCCGTCGCTTCCAGTGCCGGCAGAAGCGCCTTCAGCGATGCCGTCCGCGGCGGCGCCGAATTCCACTGACCTGGAAGACATCGAGCGCCAGACCATCGAGCGTGTGTTTCAGCAGGTAGGAGGGGACAAGGCGCTTGCCGGCAAGATGCTTGGCATCAGCCGCGCCACCCTCTACCGCAAGCTGAAGCGCTATCACATCGAGGCAGCCGGAGCACAGGCCTCGGCCGCTGCTGCCATGCAGAGCAATTAG
- a CDS encoding response regulator, whose amino-acid sequence MPRRKHTILCVDDNQVAVSGWSLYLQQHGYAVISAFSPDEGLQRFATQPVSAVILDYNMPERDGTAVSALMKRMKPEVPIILFTGVSEMPTDVLATVDGFMVKGKPPSEMLQIIDKLLGIE is encoded by the coding sequence ATGCCGCGAAGAAAACACACCATCCTCTGCGTCGACGACAACCAGGTTGCCGTTTCCGGCTGGTCCCTGTACCTCCAGCAACACGGATACGCGGTGATCAGCGCATTTAGCCCTGACGAAGGGTTACAACGGTTTGCCACCCAGCCGGTGAGCGCGGTCATTCTCGATTACAACATGCCGGAGCGGGACGGCACGGCGGTCTCGGCGCTGATGAAGCGCATGAAGCCTGAGGTGCCGATCATTCTGTTCACCGGCGTCTCCGAGATGCCAACCGATGTTCTGGCGACGGTGGATGGATTCATGGTGAAGGGCAAGCCGCCAAGCGAAATGTTGCAGATCATCGATAAGCTGTTAGGAATCGAATAA